A portion of the Lolium rigidum isolate FL_2022 chromosome 1, APGP_CSIRO_Lrig_0.1, whole genome shotgun sequence genome contains these proteins:
- the LOC124682947 gene encoding alpha/beta hydrolase domain-containing protein 17C-like, whose translation MLSGCSVSSLAARFAFFPPDPATYAVRKDEATGRLVASGVPRDNAMDVLLVDTRRGNKVVAFYLRNPCARLTVLYSHGNAADLGQLYDLFVQLKVNLKVNLMGYDYSGYGASTGKPSEENTYADIEAVYQCLETEYGISQENLILYGQSVGSGPTLHLASRLPRLRGVVLHSAILSGLRVVCHVNFTFCFDIYKNVKKIKKVKCPVLVIHGTDDDVVNWSHGNELWKLAREPYDPLWIKGGGHCNLELYPDFIRHLSKFIREMESVTTKTMLKKIRQSLQPTKAAHRVNTATTTTFTTNCCCRIRVRKPTCPSCNFSCSCCHGLRNCFTLPKCKCPACLSFSCRGCFKCCCCGGGAS comes from the exons ATGCTCTCGGGGTGCTCGGTGTCCAGTCTCGCGGCGAGGTTCGCCTTCTTCCCGCCGGACCCGGCCACCTACGCCGTCCGCAAGGACGAGGCCacgggccgcctcgtcgcctcgggcGTCCCGAGGGACAACGCCATGGACGTGCTGCTCGTCGACACCAGGAGGGGGAACAAGGTCGTGGCTTTCTACCTCAGGAACCCCTGCGCGCGCCTCACCGTGCTCTACTCGCACGGCAACGCCGCCGATCTCGGCCAGCTCTACGATCTCTTCGTGCAGCTCAAGGTCAATCTCAAGGTCAATCTGATGGG ATATGACTACTCGGGGTACGGAGCATCTACTGGCAAG CCAAGTGAAGAGAATACATATGCAGATATTGAAGCAGTTTACCAGTGCTTAGAAACTGAGTATGGAATAAGCCAGGAAAACCTTATCTTGTATGGACAATCTGTTGGGAGTGGGCCAACACTGCACTTAGCCTCTCGTTTGCCAAGATTACGTGGTGTGGTTCTCCACAGTGCTATATTGTCAGGCCTCCGTGTTGTTTGCCATGTGAACTTTACTTTCTGCTTTGACATTTACAAA AATGTCAAAAAAATAAAGAAGGTGAAATGCCCAGTGCTTGTTATTCAT GGGACTGATGATGATGTTGTGAACTGGTCACATGGTAATGAGCTGTGGAAACTGGCCAGGGAGCCGTATGATCCACTATGGATCAAAGGGGGCGGTCACTGCAATCTGGAGCTGTACCCTGACTTCATCCGCCACCTCTCCAAGTTCATCCGTGAAATGgaaagtgtcacaacaaaaaCAATGCTCAAGAAGATTCGACAGTCCCTGCAGCCAACAAAGGCTGCGCACCGCGTGAACACCGCAACAACCACCACCTTCACCACTAACTGCTGCTGCCGTATCCGAGTCCGCAAACCGACCTGCCCCAGCTGCAACTTCAGCTGCAGCTGCTGCCATGGGCTGAGGAACTGCTTCACATTGCCAAAATGCAAGTGCCCAGCCTGCCTCTCCTTCAGCTGCAGGGGCTGCTTCAAGTGCTGCTGCTGTGGCGGAGGGGCGAGTTAA